Genomic window (Rosa chinensis cultivar Old Blush chromosome 6, RchiOBHm-V2, whole genome shotgun sequence):
TTAGCCCAACCCAACATCGCGCTAAATGTGGTGGCGCTTGAATAGGATTAGGGTTGGCTCCAAACTCTATAAAAACGAGAGAGAGTAGCGAAACCACAGCGGCGCTCAGTTTTTCTCTCTGTTTCGAGCTAATCACATTCTTATCTCCTTACGGCCGATACTGATGGCTTCAGTTCCTCTCAACATGTTTCTTGTTTATAGTTGTTTTTGTTCATTCCGTAGATGAATAGGGTGGTGGttgtggttgttgttgcagTGATTATAAAAATTCCTCGTTCTGAATGCTATAGCCATGGCATGACAGACACCTTACACCCATAGAATATGAGCAACACAACACTCACCCTTTCCAATCTAATAACATGTTGTTCTAGATTCTCTGTTCTTCTATGCAGTCAGTAAAAGAGTAGTCATAGATTGATTTTTTACCTTCTGTCTTCTGCTCTGGTGTCTCTGTTTTTGAACTCTGTAGGCATCTGGCCCAAATTTTGGTATGAATTTTTGTGTAAACAGATCTACAGAAGATATGTATAGGAGTTGACTATTGTAATCATGGAGCATCCTACTCTGGTGCTCGGTGTTTTAGCAACTCCTTAAAGTGATTACCATGGTGGTGTTTAAAGCCCGAACTGACAAATGGTCCAGAGTTTCGGGTTACGCATGCCTCCAAATTTTGCGTCTATATGCTTTTATTGTACTGCTCTGCTCTGTAAACCCTAACCCACCCAGTAAACTGAAGACCAGCTAAACCCACCAAAGAATGAAACAGAGCCCTAACTAAAATTCGAAACTAAATACCAGGAGGTCTCTATTCAATAAAAGACTCGGTATTATCTGTAATAGGTTTTGGATTGGATTTTACTCATTTTAGCGTTTAAAAGTGATCCCTTAAGATAGGATGGTAGATGGGTTAAAAAAAGGCACTCAGATGTGAGCAAGGAAATAATTCGGTAAATTTTATATGACCTGATGTTATAGCTCGTGACTATAATGTTTGAATACCCAAAAACACTAGAAAACACCCACAGTTTTTGATAAATCTTGAAGAGCAACCGAGGGCTGTAACATTATTTTGGAAACCAGGTGAACCGACCCTTCTGAAACTGACTTCTAaacacacagaaatcagtgacTTCTGGGATGACTGCTCACTTGCTCGGTTAGCGCCATTGGGCATTGGTAATCGGAGCTCCAATTTGGTTTCTGGACCAAGAAATCTATTACTAATTGGTCACTTTAGTCGTCATTACATTTAGGCATAAAGGTTCTGATAATGTGAGACCAGTGAGCAATCACAAATTGATAGGCAATCACTATTTGCACAACTAGTACTGATAAGTTATCACCTCAAAGTTTGCAATTTCACAAGAAGTTCAAGAAAACAACAACTAACTACCAATAGACTCTGACTATTATGCTTGGCAGTACACATAAAAACGAACACAAAGATGGTTCATATGGTTACAAACTTACAAGGCAGGAAACATAAGAAGCTCATTGCAATGGCTAGCCCCTTCATGAGTACTCCTATTCTCTGCTCTTGGACTACTCCCTGCACTGCTAGACACAGACCCGAATGCAGTCCTCTGCAAGACCCCAGTTGGAGAAGACCCTAAAGATGGAGGACTGTTGTTATCCCAGCCCTCGGTCATAAGGTTAAGCACTGAAGACTTCTTGCATTCTGCTGCATTGATATTGGTATGGTGCAGAACCTCTCCCAGAGGACCACCAACTGAAGGCTCCCAGGTGATTGGAATCCAGTTTGCTTGTTTCTTGTGTTGCTCCATACAGCTGCTTACTCCTAAACCCATTGGAACTGAGTTAAGCTCATGAGACATTCTGAGTGGGGAGAAAGTGAGCTTCCCATTGTTGGTAGAGGAAGTGGATGGTATAAAGTCCGAGGAACCTGTCTTGGGGATGGAAATGGATAACTGAGTCCTGTCTGTTTGGATATCGAGTTGGTCAGGCCAGGCAACAACAGCTGGGCGATCAGATGGGTTTTTAGGCCAATCATCAATGAAGTGGCGAAGGGAATGTTGTGAATCTGTCTCTTGAACAGCACCAAAGTTACCACAGCTCATCATTGAACTCGAGGACCTTTTCTGTGAAGGGTTGAGGAGGGCATCAGAGGTGACCAGCCCAAACTCAGATCTTGAGGATTCCTCAAGCCCGAGTTGCTGTTTCTGATTCAAGAATGTGTTTTCCTTGGACAACATGGAGAGGTTTGGAGAATGTTGCATTCTCTCACTCGCACTATCTTTATTCATGAACATCCTACACAGAAATCAAATGTATCAAAAACCGCCATCAGTGCCATGACAATGAACAGACGTGCTACATGGGAAGAACAAATGCATTTTGCAAAGCAAAATTTCAATTCGGACCACCAATGCAATGAGCATTGCCCAAAGTGAAGTAGAGTGAAGTAAACTCGGCTAGTGAAAGACCAGTCACTATGAGCACTGCAAAGACGATAATAGATTCTAAAAAAGAGATGGTGAAAGTATGAACATGGGACTACTACCTCATGATGCCAATCTATATGTTATGAAACCTCAGAGCGAATAGATGCTGAAAAGATAAGAAGTTGAGGACCATTCACCTGCTCATCTGAGTGGGTGCAGAAGAATTAGATGCAGCAGCAGCGGGCTGCAAACTCTTGAGCTGTTGGTTGGCAATAGCGAGGTTGCTGGTTCCACCTCCACCAGGCATAAGCTGCTTTGAGGCAGTGGGGGTGGGGGTGGCGGTACCGGTAACGGACTGGCCGGTTTGACCTTCCACAGGCTTTCTTGAACGATGGCGGCCTCTGTTGATGTGCCGCTCACAATATTTTTGGTCAGGTACAGCGTCTCTCCAACACCGCCATTTCTTCCCATCTGTCCTACGGCACCTCCCTGGCTCAGGATCGGTACTGTTGGAGTATCCCAAATGGATAGAACCCCATCCCACTGCACATTTTCCACCCCCACAAAATAAGTAAGTTCATTAAGCAAGAAAAGCATCCCAAACCCAAATTCTAGGTCCCTAATGTAGAAAAAGCTAATATTATGCACACTAAGTTATGCTCAGATCATATACATTTTCAGAATCAGATACAAGAAATAGTACTAATTAGGAATTTTTTAAGGTTATTGTACTACTCAAAATGCACATTATACTATCACATTTAAATAGGAATATAAGCATGAATGTCTGGAAAATGACCTTTTCAATTTTTATCGGAGAAGAACTTACATGTATTGGATCTGAGTCCTGGTGAAAATAACCCAGCAGAATCCAAGGCCTTTTTTATTGGGATGAGCAGATTAGATGGTATAGGTACATTTGCAGTGATGTATTTGTAGATCAAGGCCTGGTGTTCTAGCTCCATCCATTGTGAAGGAGTGAATGGTCCTCTGCCTCCTGCTATAGTCCAATGCACTGTAGCCCCATTTAAGCTCCCACTATGGTTGTTACCTGAAACAAACCAGGTAAGAATACCACAGAGAAAAGCAGCAGAACTAAGAAAAAAAGGGGGGTTGATAGTGTACCCAAATATTACAACTTTGCTGCAGCATTTATGGCTGCTACATCAATCACgaatttctggtttttttttttttggcagaatATAAGATAAAAAGGAGAGAAAGAGGAATCAGAACCCATCAAAGAACATGTCTTTGCTTGCTCTTATATCTCCTCCAATCCTGGGTCataaatttttcttcttttaaccCACTACACAGTGCTGAAATTTTACCAACACAAATCATATTCCCCTAAAACATGCAGACAAAGATTTTCAAATAGGGAGAGAAAAATCTCCACTTTTTAATTGCTTTGACAAGACTCAAAGCCAAGACAATAAATTTCCTTGAAAAGACACTCACAAGTTCCCAACCCATTTCTTTGGGAGCACAAAAAGTCTACTCAAATTTTATCCAAAAACCCAACATTTACCAGAGCCCAAAAACCCACCTCATCAACCAAAGCTCACATGCAAGAGCCCTCATTTTAAATTCCATCTTAAAATGCTTCATATCACcccacatgaaaaaaaaaaaaaaaaaaaaacccatcttGAAACAGATTATTCAAGTACCTGAATTTCTATGGTAAGCAGACACTGCTTGTTGAAAGTAGCTAGGCAATGAGGCATTTTGAGCTTCTAATTTGGATGAGCTAGAGAAGCTCAGTAACTGCTGCCCGTCAAAGTTGGTGGAATTAGTCCTCATCATACCAGTGTTGAGCTGCAGCATTTTCTTTGGTGCTGAAAAATCATCACTACTTTTGACCTGTTTTGAGCTCCTCCAATGTTCTTCATCAACGGTCCCAGATCTCTCCTGCTTCTGGAACCCAGATCCGTACCGCCTGTTCTTTGCCTCCTGATCTGAACCAAAGCCAATGTCTGAACCCCCAAACCCTTCCAAACCCACAACCCCaaaatccataaggaaaaaaTGCCACTTGAGCTTAGAGCTTGATGACCACTATGTGCAACATTTGGGTGAAAAAGACATGGGGTTTGAGAAGTGGAGGGAGGAGCATTTTAAAgctgaaactgaaactgaaactgaaactgaaactgaaactggaatggttttatttttgatattattttgaGAGTGAAGGATAGAAtaattggagagagagagagagagaaagagagaagaaaagggcAGAGAAAGAGAGGTGGGGGATGAAACTGACTACCGAGCAAGGTTTGTACAAGGGAGAACGAACCATGTAGATGGAAGAAAAGCCTTTGTCATAATCTCTCGATTTATTTAtggcatcttcttcttcttcttatagcGACAAGTATTTTTGTTTGCTCTTGTATTGGGTGGGAGCCAATTAAATATTGGTATTCTTGTTGGTCTGACTTTACTAGTTTGACTCATATTTCCAGATAAACTTCTCACAAATTCTGTTAGAGCTTTGATCCTTGTAAAATGTGTACTCTTCTTCTGGCTTAAGGCTATAGCTAGAGCTTCACTTTCTTgtttaaataaaacaaatgttTCAACGTTCCTTTTAAATATGGAAGTTAGAGCATCTCTAACACTATAAACTAACAGTTAAATTTAAGTAAAGTTGTGAAATATaattattgatttaacaatATTGCCCTAGCAATGGTagttatttgtaaaaaatatacTATATTTTATCTAATtataaactgacatgtggacaaaagaaaagagagaaatataacttttatTTTAACTATACAggattctctagctaaatatcgctagtcattttagctaaaattaaatttaacttaGCTATAACTAGTCTCTTGGAGTTGAATTTTGCTTTAAACATActtatatatagctaaaaatcaaatttagctaatttgttggagatgcccttaggCAAGTTTGTATATATTGAATCGTGGATAGAGCATCCTGAAGCATTtgttaaattaaaataaagtgaATCTAcctaaaataatatattaaagtttaATATGCCCTACGaaaatatgattttattaggaaactttaatatatatatatatatatttaattgatACTAGCAGAGCCCACTCGCTATGTATGTGTAGATAAGTTAAAGGTAGTAAAAAAACTTCTCGTATAACTACCACATTTTctgctttttaattttttttctattttataatttaccatattatccttattgattaattatatatcatagttttttaatatataaatgttaaattggtaaaaaaaatttgttttggaGAGCAAAGCTTTCTTcccttaataatagtatagatagatAAATTAAAtgtttgttaaacaaaatttctttttttatttgatatgtcatatgatggagcatatttttggaaagagaaatgggttagataagtaaatctaataattgaaattaaaatgtagggtgtaatgagcaagtaggatgaacaaataaaattatagggtttcttttttaatttgatatgtcatatgatggaggatatttttggaaagagaaatgggttagataagtaaatctaataattgaaattaaaatgtagggtgtaatgagcaagtaggatgaacaaagaaaattatagggtttcttttttaatttgatatgtcatcTGATGGAGGATatttttggaaagagaaatgggttagataagtaaatctaataattgaaattaaaatgtatggtgtaatgagcaagtagggtgaacaaagaaaattagagggtggcaatagccgcacccaataATATATTCACTTTATGtttagaaaaaataatttatgttTCATAACgtcaacaaaaataaatattttgttGCGTGCAAATTTATTCAATCATTTACATATTTATTGTGTGATTTAATGAAATTTATTTGTTGATAACTAATTATGTAATGGCACATAATGTTCTACAGTCCAGCAATATTTCactgacttaaaaaaaaattataaatgaaaGATGGTCTAAACTACTGATGTagcaaaatgactattttgttGAAGTTTTAAATAAGATTTTATTCGATTCTATAATAGGTTCTCTCAAActtatttcaaatattcataaatGAGCTCAATTTACATAGATATCAAATGATATGAGTGATTCGTGTTAAACATTCATACTTCTAGATTAGTTATATAGGCAATGAATAATCATCATGATTATCTATTTCACAAGTACGTCAAcacttttaatttattttatactTCAAAATACTACAAAACATcctatt
Coding sequences:
- the LOC112173061 gene encoding growth-regulating factor 6 — protein: MDFGVVGLEGFGGSDIGFGSDQEAKNRRYGSGFQKQERSGTVDEEHWRSSKQVKSSDDFSAPKKMLQLNTGMMRTNSTNFDGQQLLSFSSSSKLEAQNASLPSYFQQAVSAYHRNSGNNHSGSLNGATVHWTIAGGRGPFTPSQWMELEHQALIYKYITANVPIPSNLLIPIKKALDSAGLFSPGLRSNTLGWGSIHLGYSNSTDPEPGRCRRTDGKKWRCWRDAVPDQKYCERHINRGRHRSRKPVEGQTGQSVTGTATPTPTASKQLMPGGGGTSNLAIANQQLKSLQPAAAASNSSAPTQMSRMFMNKDSASERMQHSPNLSMLSKENTFLNQKQQLGLEESSRSEFGLVTSDALLNPSQKRSSSSMMSCGNFGAVQETDSQHSLRHFIDDWPKNPSDRPAVVAWPDQLDIQTDRTQLSISIPKTGSSDFIPSTSSTNNGKLTFSPLRMSHELNSVPMGLGVSSCMEQHKKQANWIPITWEPSVGGPLGEVLHHTNINAAECKKSSVLNLMTEGWDNNSPPSLGSSPTGVLQRTAFGSVSSSAGSSPRAENRSTHEGASHCNELLMFPAL